A genomic region of Miscanthus floridulus cultivar M001 chromosome 3, ASM1932011v1, whole genome shotgun sequence contains the following coding sequences:
- the LOC136543827 gene encoding aspartic proteinase nepenthesin-2-like encodes MEDRRIIVSCIAIVFLVLVLMPTRMVRAGKYPRLTMTPRTQQQLRKFFKNHASDMADLLPSQGQQGQGGGSYDDQSEPGSGQQGSKPAGDGSNGGQSRQAPATNAGMFLYSYQVGTPPQSVSGALDISSELVWTQCGSCATCGVTPATPFYSTLSTTMAVVRCTSDVCQNSAAQNCSADVPGCGYVYMYRGGEANTTGYLATESFTFGATRVDDVVFGCGLDSVGDFGGASGVIGLGRGPLSLVSQLDAGRFSYYFAPDGDTDTDTQSFILFGDDATPQTKRALTTALLASDDYPNIYLVGLTGIQVDGKDLGIPRGTFDLRKDGSGGVVLSIAVPVTFLEESAYKLLRQALVSRIRLPTVNGSELGLDLCYASQSLATAKIPGMALVFDGDAVMELEVGNYFYMDASIGLECLTILPSPYGHVSLLGSLIQAGTHMIYNIHGSTLTFESLQQASSSPRPPPPSNNSYQGRPGHRLSSAPPPHISLPMLFAHFLWVAVYMV; translated from the coding sequence ATGGAAGATCGTAGAATAATAGTCTCCTGTATCGCCATTGTCTTCCTTGTCCTCGTCCTCATGCCGACGCGAATGGTTAGAGCGGGCAAATATCCACGCCTGACCATGACCCCAAGGACACAGCAGCAGCTGCGGAAGTTCTTCAAGAACCACGCGTCGGACATGGCCGATCTCCTCCCTAGTCAGGGGCAGCAGGGCCAGGGCGGCGGCAGCTACGACGATCAAAGCGAGCCTGGCAGTGGCCAGCAGGGCAGCAAGCCGGCCGGCGACGGGAGCAACGGTGGGCAGAGCCGGCAGGCCCCGGCCACCAACGCCGGCATGTTCCTGTACAGCTACCAAGTGGGCACGCCCCCACAGAGCGTGTCGGGCGCGCTGGACATCTCCAGCGAGCTCGTGTGGACGCAGTGCGGCTCGTGCGCCACCTGCGGCGTAACACCGGCCACGCCCTTCTACTCGACGCTGTCCACCACAATGGCGGTGGTGCGGTGCACGAGCGACGTGTGCCAGAACTCCGCCGCGCAGAACTGCAGCGCGGACGTCCCCGGGTGCGGCTACGTGTACATGTACAGAGGCGGCGAGGCCAACACCACCGGGTACCTCGCCACCGAGTCCTTCACGTTCGGCGCGACCCGCGTGGACGACGTCGTCTTCGGATGCGGCCTCGACAGCGTGGGCGACTTCGGCGGCGCGTCCGGCGTGATCGGCCTCGGCAGGGGCCCCCTCTCCCTGGTGTCGCAGCTCGACGCCGGGCGCTTCTCCTACTACTTCGCCCCCGACGGTGACACTGACACTGACACCCAGAGCTTCATCCTCTTTGGCGATGACGCCACGCCGCAGACCAAGCGAGCCTTGACCACCGCGCTCCTGGCCAGCGATGACTACCCCAACATCTACCTCGTCGGGCTGACTGGCATACAGGTCGACGGCAAGGACCTTGGCATCCCGCGGGGGACGTTCGACCTCCGTAAGGACGGTTCCGGCGGTGTGGTCTTGAGCATCGCCGTCCCTGTCACGTTCCTCGAGGAGAGCGCGTACAAGCTTCTGAGACAGGCGCTGGTGAGTCGGATACGGCTGCCCACGGTGAACGGCTCAGAGCTTGGCCTCGACTTGTGCTACGCGAGCCAGTCGCTGGCCACGGCCAAGATCCCGGGCATGGCGCTCGTCTTCGACGGCGACGCCGTCATGGAGCTGGAGGTGGGCAACTACTTCTACATGGACGCCAGCATCGGGCTAGAGTGCCTGACGATACTGCCGTCGCCGTACGGGCACGTGTCGCTCCTCGGCAGCCTCATCCAGGCCGGCACGCACATGATCTACAACATCCATGGTTCGACGCTGACGTTTGAATCGCTCCAGCAAGCGTCGTcgtcgccgcggccgccgccgccgtcgaatAATTCCTATCAAGGGAGGCCAGGGCATCGGCTGTCATCAGCTCCACCGCCACACATCTCGTTGCCGATGCTCTTTGCCCATTTCTTGTGGGTCGCGGTGTACATGGTTTGA